In Bacteroidales bacterium, the genomic stretch CCCAGTCACCGGCTTGTTGATAGGCAGCAGAATCAGGATCGGTGGTTCCAAAAAAATGTTGCGCAATGGCCGGGGTAGTAAAAACCCACATGGAGAACAAAGCAAACCAGGAAAAAAATTGAACAGCCAGCAATTGCCACATGGTGGCTGGAATCCTGAATTTGGTCGTTTTCTTTTCTTCTTTTTTTTCATCATCGTAAAATTCCGGTGGATACTCGCTCGTGGTAGTCACCGTCCAGACGATGGCGGATATGAGGACAGCGGCGCCGAAGTAAAATGAGTACACAACATTTGGAGGAACAAGTCCTTTACCGGCGGCTTCGGTGGAAACTCCAAACCAGTTACCAAGGATGTAGGGAAGCCATGAGCCCACCACAGCTCCGATTCCAATTAGAAGCGACTGAATGGAGAACCCGAGTGTGTGCTGCTCGGGAGGTAGTTTATCGGCTACCAGCGCCCTGAAAGGTTCCATCGAAATGTTGATTGAAGCATCCATAATCATCAACAACCCGCCGCCAATAAACATCGGTGCAATGAAGGTGGCCAGTGAAGGGGCATTCGGCATAAGGATCAGGGCGATGCTCGTAAGAATGGCGCCGGCAAGGAAATAGGGACGGCGTCTGCCAAAGCGGTTCCAGGTCCGGTCGCTGAAATACCCAACAATAGGCTGCACAATCATCCCGGTGAGGGGTGCTACCAGCCAAAACCAAGAGAGATGTTCAACGTCTGCGCCGAAGGTCTGTAGAATCCTTGATGCATTGGCATTTTGAAGGGCAAACCCAAATTGAATTCCAAGGAATCCAAAACTCATGTTCCAGATTTGCCAGAAAGAGAGACGCGGCTGTTTTTTCATTGTATTTTCCTCATTTTTAAATCAAGCGGCAAATATAGTGGATTTGGTTACTTTTGCCGTGAAAAATTCTTCAGCATTTATTCTGGGCCAATGACCAAACAAAAAGTACCCTTTAAACTTGCATGGATCAATGTTGCATTTGTGACGGTTTTAGCCATTTTAGCAGTGCTCTCCCCTTTTCTCATGCTACCGGCTTTTATCCTGATGCTTTTTGGGAAGCATAAAACAGCCGATTTTATGGTCAATGCAATTGCAGGATTCTATTCAAGGTTTGTGTTTGTGTTGTTTGGAATAAAGGTGTTGGTGAAAGGAAAGGAAAATATTCCAAAAATCGGGAATGTGTGTTTTATCAGTAATCACCAGGGTTTGGCCGATATCCCCCTTATCGTTGGTTATATTCCAAAGACCGTTGGTTTTATTGCAAAAGTGGAGTTAGGAAGAATTCCCATCCTTAATATCTGGATGCGAGCGATGAAATGTGTGCTGATTGACCGCCTGAATGCCCGCAATGCTGTGTTTGCAATCAATCGTGCCATCGAAAATATCCAGCAGGGTCACCCCATGGTGATTTTTCCTGAAGGTACACGAAGCCGGAGTGCTGTGATGGGGCAATTCAAGCCGGGCAGCTTCAAACTGGTGACAGGTTCCGGTTGCTTTGCTGTGCCTGTTACGATCAATGGCACTTATAACATTGTTGAAACTACCGGTAAAATCGCTTCTTCAAGGCTAACCCTGACGATCCATCCGGCTATTGATGTTTCAACATTAAGCCCTGATCAAAAAGCGAAACTCAGCGAGCGTGTTCATGAAATAGTGAAATCAGCCCTTTGATAGCCTTATTTTTCAAATGATACAGATGAAATTACTCCACTTTTGTCCAGTAGGTCGTCCTTCCAATCAGTGAAATCCCAATGTAGCCGCGAACTTTTAGGATGTTTTTGGTATCGTCAGTAAAGGCCATATAACAACTGTAGGTTTTCCCGCTTTTCGGGTCGTAGATCTCACCACCTTCCCATTCGTCATCGCCATCGAATTTGAAATTTGAAAGTAGAGTAAGTCCCATGATTGGCCGTTTTTTTAATTGTTCATCCGGGTTTTTCTTATCCAGTTTTGGCTTTCCTGTTTCATCATCAATGGGGGTTTTGAGCCAAACAACATTCCCATAAAAAACGCCATTTTTATTCTCAATCTTCACATGAGCATCTTTGTCCTCATTCAGCCAAATACCCACTATATCATTGCCTTTGACCTGCGCTTTTACGGCTGTTGCAAAAAGCCCAAACATAAAAAGAATTACAAAAAAAGATCCTGTTCTCATTGTTCTCGTCATCGTTTTAAAGTTTTATGGTTATGAAAAATTCAATTTATTTAGATTCTACTTTTAGTTGTCCACATACCAGTTTATTATCTCTCCCCTGCACCATTCCTCCATCACTCCCCGCCGCATACTGCTTCTGCATCGGGCAAGCATTTCCCCAATTTTTTCACTCTACCCTCCAGTCAATCTCCTCAATTCCGTTTGTTTTCAGGTAAGCATTGGTTGTTGAAAAATGTTTGTTTCCAAAAAATCCTCTGCTGGCAGAAAGTGGCGAAGGATGAGGCGATTTCAGCGTCAAATGTTTCCTGGTGTCTATCAAAGCTTCCTTTGCAATGGCGTAATTTCCCCAAAGCAAAAAAACAAGGTGATCCCTATATTTCGATAAATTTGCGATAGCGGCGTCGGTAAACTGTTCCCAGCCTCTGTTCTGATGCGATCCGGCCTGCTGTGCCCTGACAGTGAGGGTTGCATTGAGTAAAAGGACGCCCTGTACGGCCCAACTTTTCAAATTTCCATTCCGGGGAAACGGAATCCCGAGATCATTGTTCAACTCTTTGAAAATGTTTTGCAGTGAAG encodes the following:
- a CDS encoding MFS transporter, producing MKKQPRLSFWQIWNMSFGFLGIQFGFALQNANASRILQTFGADVEHLSWFWLVAPLTGMIVQPIVGYFSDRTWNRFGRRRPYFLAGAILTSIALILMPNAPSLATFIAPMFIGGGLLMIMDASINISMEPFRALVADKLPPEQHTLGFSIQSLLIGIGAVVGSWLPYILGNWFGVSTEAAGKGLVPPNVVYSFYFGAAVLISAIVWTVTTTSEYPPEFYDDEKKEEKKTTKFRIPATMWQLLAVQFFSWFALFSMWVFTTPAIAQHFFGTTDPDSAAYQQAGDWVGLLFGIYNGVAAAIALLLPKIARIIGRKPTHALALGLGGLSFLSFAIIPNHELLWIPMIGIGIAWGSILAMPYAMLANSIPAKQMGMFMGLFNMSITIPQIVNGIFGGLIVKYLFQGDP
- the ung gene encoding uracil-DNA glycosylase, with product MAKVNPTIEESWKKLLADQFEASYFEQLKEFLIEEKSKYTIYPPGPAIFTAFNLTPFDKVKVVILGQDPYHGPGQAHGLCFSVPEGVQQPPSLQNIFKELNNDLGIPFPRNGNLKSWAVQGVLLLNATLTVRAQQAGSHQNRGWEQFTDAAIANLSKYRDHLVFLLWGNYAIAKEALIDTRKHLTLKSPHPSPLSASRGFFGNKHFSTTNAYLKTNGIEEIDWRVE
- a CDS encoding DUF2147 domain-containing protein, whose translation is MRTGSFFVILFMFGLFATAVKAQVKGNDIVGIWLNEDKDAHVKIENKNGVFYGNVVWLKTPIDDETGKPKLDKKNPDEQLKKRPIMGLTLLSNFKFDGDDEWEGGEIYDPKSGKTYSCYMAFTDDTKNILKVRGYIGISLIGRTTYWTKVE
- a CDS encoding 1-acyl-sn-glycerol-3-phosphate acyltransferase, whose protein sequence is MTKQKVPFKLAWINVAFVTVLAILAVLSPFLMLPAFILMLFGKHKTADFMVNAIAGFYSRFVFVLFGIKVLVKGKENIPKIGNVCFISNHQGLADIPLIVGYIPKTVGFIAKVELGRIPILNIWMRAMKCVLIDRLNARNAVFAINRAIENIQQGHPMVIFPEGTRSRSAVMGQFKPGSFKLVTGSGCFAVPVTINGTYNIVETTGKIASSRLTLTIHPAIDVSTLSPDQKAKLSERVHEIVKSAL